A window of the Brassica oleracea var. oleracea cultivar TO1000 chromosome C1, BOL, whole genome shotgun sequence genome harbors these coding sequences:
- the LOC106327257 gene encoding callose synthase 9-like: MSDTTLVKMSRVLWERLVNAALRRDGTRESAGGGGGPGQGRDIDDILRAADELQADDPVIARILCEHAYSLAQKLDPNSEGISVLQFRTGLMSVIKKKNEKREVETINRSQDINRLKGFYQRYREKNNVDTLKEEEKQLCESGAFTDELEQKTVERKRVFANLKVLEHLLEQVSKEIFEELKHANDSDAAMSHEDTVAYNIVPFDAPFTANATTAFPEVQAAVTALKYFPGLPKLPAEFPIPATRNADMLDFLHYIFGFQRDSVSNQREHIVLLLSNEQSRLNIPGDTEHKLDDAAVSNVFLKSLDNYIKWCDYLCIQPSWRNLEAISGEKKLLYLSLYFLIWGEAANIRFLPECLCYIFHHMVREMDEILRQQVARPAESCRPVDSSGSEDDVSFLVHVIAPLYEVVSAEAFNSGNGGAPHSSWRNYDDFNEYFWSLQSFELGWPWRTSSSFFQKPRPRAKFELKTGREKHRGKTSFVEHRTFLHLYHSFHRLWIFLAMTFQALAIVAFNEKSLASRKTLREILSLGPTYVVMKFSKSVLDVIMIYGAYSTTRRLAVYRMFLRLIWFGLASVFISFLYVRALQEDSKPNSDSVMFTLYVIVIAIYGGVQFFFGVLMRIPACHKIANKCDGGTVVRFFKWMWRQERHYVGSGMYERTSDFIKYLLFWLVVLSAKFSFAYFLQIEPLVSPTRMIVKHGSYNALTVASLWAPVVSIYLLDIHVFYTLVSAFLGFFLGVRDRLGKIRSSEEIHKQFNKFPGAFMRALHVPITDRSCDPSHEVVDKKNRVEASHFAPFWNQIIKCLREEDYITDFEMDLLLMPKNYGSRLVQWPLFLLSSKILLATEIAADSKSQEEIVKRIEKDVYMKYAVEEVYYSLERVLITTLEAEGKIWVDRIFRDIRTSITMRTIHLDFTLKKLSLVITRVTALLGVLKENETPENAAAATKALQDLYDVMRLDILAFDMRGHYDTWNVLTRASNEGRLFTKLQWPKDPEMKALVKRLYSLLTIKDSTATHIPRNLEARRRLQFFTNSLFMDVPQPKPVHQMLSFSVFTPYCAEVVLYSMAELTKRNEDGISILFYLQKIYPDEWKNFLARIGQDENALEGDLHNERDILELRFWASYRGQTLARTVRAMMYYRKALMLQSYLERKGGRDEESTLYGNDPTDAEGFELSPEARAQADLKFTYVVTCQMYGRQKEDQKPEAADIALLMQRNEALRIAYIDVVDTLKEGKSHKEYYSKLVKADIDGKDKEIYSIRLPGDPKLGQGKAENLNHAIVFTRGNAVQTIDMNQDNYFEEALKMRNLLEEFDRDHGIRPPTILGVREHVFTGSVSSLASFMSSQETSFVTLGQRVLAKPLKIRMHYGHSDVFDRVFHITRGGISKASRVINASEDIFAGFNSTLRQGNITHHEYIQLGKGRYVGLNQIALFEGKVAGGNGEQVLSRDVYRLGQLLDFFRMMSFYFTTVGFYVCTMLTVLTLYIFLYGKAYLAFSGAGATIRERAILVNNTAFSAALSAQFLFQIGVFTAVPMILGFILEQGFLQALVSFTTMQFQLCTVFFTFSLGTRAHYFGRTLLHGGASVCQQYQATGRGFVVKHIKFSENYRLYSRSHFVKGMEVILLLVVYLAYGNDEAGSVSYILLTVSSCFLAFSWIFAPYLFNPSGFERQKVVEEFKEWTKWLFYRGGGIGVEGAESWEAWWEEELRHIGTLSGRMVETILSLRFFIFQYVIVYKLNVHGSDTSFAVYGWSWAAFAMISVLFKVFAFIQKIAISFRLVRRFIQGLALLVSLAGIIVAVVLTELSVTDIFACVLAFLPTGWGILSIACAWKPTIKRIGMWESVRSLARLYDAGMGMLIFLPVALFSLFPFVSLPSNTCDV; the protein is encoded by the exons ATGAGTGATACAACACTGGTTAAAATGTCTCGAGTTCTATGGGAGCGGCTAGTTAATGCTGCGTTACGAAGGGATGGAACAAGAGAATCAGCTGGAGGTGGTGGTGGTCCTGGTCAGGGCAGAGACATAGATGATATTCTGAGAGCTGCTGATGAACTCCAAGCTGATGACCCCGTCATAGCTAGGATCT TATGTGAGCATGCTTACTCTCTTGCACAAAAGCTTGACCCTAATAGTGAAGGCATAAGTGTTTTACAATTTAGAACCGGATTGATGTCCGTTATTAAG AAAAAAAATGAAAAAAGAGAGGTTGAGACCATAAATAGAAGTCAAGATATCAACCGGCTGAAAGGTTTTTACCAGCGGTACAGAGAGAAGAACAATGTTGACACGTTAAAGGAGGAGGAAAAGCAGCTCTGTGAGTCAGGCGCTTTCACTGACGA GCTAGAGCAGAAAACAGTAGAAAGGAAAAGAGTCTTTGCCAACCTTAAAGTTCTGGAACATTTGTTGGAGCAGGTTTCAAAAGAGATCTTTGAAGAG CTGAAGCATGCTAATGATTCAGATGCTGCAATGAGTCATGAGGACACAGTTGCCTACAACATTGTTCCTTTTGATGCTCCATTCACGGCAAATGCCACGACGGCTTTCCCAGAGGTGCAAGCAGCAGTTACAGCGTTGAAGTACTTTCCAGGCCTGCCAAAATTGCCTGCTGAGTTCCCCATTCCTGCAACAAGGAATGCTGATATGCTTGATTTTCTCCACTATATATTTGGGTTTCAG AGAGACAGCGTCTCCAATCAGCGTGAACATATAGTTCTTCTTCTTTCTAATGAGCAATCCCGCCTTAATATTCCTGGAGACACAGAACAT AAACTTGATGATGCTGCAGTGAGTAATGTGTTTTTGAAGTCCCTAGACAACTACATTAAGTGGTGTGATTACCTGTGCATTCAACCTTCATGGAGAAA TTTAGAGGCCATCAGTGGAGAAAAGAAACTACTATACCTCTCTTTGTATTTCCTGATTTGGGGTGAAGCCGCCAACATACGGTTCCTTCCGGAATGTTTGTGCTACATATTCCACCAT ATGGTAAGAGAAATGGATGAGATCTTACGCCAGCAGGTTGCTCGTCCAGCTGAGAGTTGTAGACCAGTCGATAGCTCTGGCTCTGAGGATGATGTATCATTCCTTGTTCATGTTATTGCGCCACTGTATGAAGTTGTATCAGCG GAAGCTTTTAACAGTGGCAATGGCGGTGCACCTCATTCATCTTGGAGAAACTATGATGACTTCAATGAGTATTTTTG GTCGCTTCAATCCTTCGAGCTTGGTTGGCCGTGGCGAACCAGTTCATCTTTTTTTCAGAAACCTAGACCTAGAGCAAAG TTCGAGCTTAAAACCGGTAGAGAAAAACATCGAGGAAAGACTTCCTTCGTTGAGCACCGAACGTTTTTGCATCTCTACCACAGCTTCCATCGGCTATGGATATTCCTCGCTATGACGTTTCAG GCACTGGCCATAGTTGCGTTCAATGAAAAAAGCCTTGCCTCCAGAAAGACTTTGCGTGAGATTCTCAGCCTGGGTCCGACTTATGTTGTGATGAAGTTTTCTAAGA GTGTTCTGGATGTCATCATGATCTATGGTGCTTATTCTACTACAAGACGTCTGGCTGTTTATCGCATGTTTCTCCGTCTCATTTGGTTTGGTCTTGCTTCTGTCTTCATATCTTTCCTCTATGT GAGAGCACTTCAAGAAGACAGCAAACCAAATTCTGATTCAGTCATGTTCACGCTTTATGTGATTGTCATAGCCATCTATGGTGGTGTTCAGTTCTTTTTTGGTGTCCTGATGCGCATCCCAGCTTGTCACAAAATTGCTAATAAATGTGATGGGGGGACTGTGGTTCGATTCTTTAAGTGGATGTGGCGCCAG GAGAGACACTATGTTGGCAGTGGCATGTATGAAAGGACATCTGATTTTATAAA GTACTTGCTGTTTTGGCTTGTTGTTCTGTCTGCAAAGTTCTCGTTTGCGTACTTTCTTCAG ATAGAGCCGCTCGTTAGTCCAACAAGGATGATAGTGAAACATG GAAGCTATAATGCTCTGACTGTTGCCAGTTTATGGGCTCCTGTTGTCTCT ATATACCTGTTAGACATCCATGTATTCTACACCCTTGTCTCCGCTTTTTTGGGTTTCTTTCTCGGTGTGAGAGATCGTTTGGGGAAG ATAAGATCTTCGGAAGAAATTCACAAGCAATTTAATAAGTTTCCAGGGGCCTTTATGAGGGCTCTTCATGTCCCTATTACCGATCG GTCTTGTGATCCTTCTCATGAG GTTGTGGATAAGAAGAACAGAGTAGAGGCATCTCACTTTGCTCCATTTTGGAACCAAATAATAAAATGTCTACGAGAGGAAGACTACATCACTGATTT TGAGATGGACTTGCTCCTGATGCCCAAGAATTATGGAAGTAGACTGGTTCAGTGGCCTCTCTTTCTTCTTTCCAGCAAG ATATTATTGGCCACAGAGATTGCTGCTGATAGTAAGTCACAAGAGGAGATTGTGAAGAGGATCGAAAAGGATGTCTATATGAAGTACGCTGTTGAGGAAGTCTATTACAGCCTTGAACGTGTCCTAATAACAACGCTGGAAGCCGAGGGGAAGATTTG GGTGGACAGAATCTTCAGAGACATCCGGACCAGCATAACTATGAGAACTATACATCTTGATTTTACGTTGAAGAAACTCTCCCTTGTTATCACGAGAGTGACTGCACTCTTAGGAGTCCTG AAAGAAAATGAAACACCGGAGAATGCAGCAGCGGCTACCAAAGCACTTCAAGATCTCTACGATGTTATGCGGCTTGACATATTAGCTTTTGATATGAG GGGTCACTATGACACGTGGAACGTGTTAACTCGAGCATCGAATGAAGGTCGGCTGTTTACAAAGTTGCAATGGCCTAAAGATCCCGAGATG AAAGCTCTCGTCAAAAGATTGTACTCTCTACTTACTATCAAAGATTCTACAGCGACGCATATTCCTAGAAATCTTGAGGCCAGACGCAGACTTCAATTCTTCACCAATTCTCTTTTCATGGATGTGCCACAACCAAAGCCTGTCCACCAAATGTTATCCTTCAG TGTCTTCACTCCATATTGTGCTGAGGTTGTGCTGTATAGCATGGCTGAACTCACTAAGAGAAATGAAGATGGGATATCAATCTTGTTTTACCTTCAGAAAATATATCCAG ATGAGTGGAAGAATTTTCTAGCGCGAATAGGACAAGATGAAAATGCGTTAGAAGGTGATCTACATAATGAGAGAGACATACTTGAACTTAGATTTTGGGCTTCTTACCGTGGACAAACGTTAGCTAGAACAG TTCGAGCGATGATGTACTATAGGAAAGCTCTCATGCTTCAGTCTTATCTAGAAAGAAAAGGTGGAAGAG ATGAGGAATCCACACTTTATGGTAATGACCCAACGGATGCTGAAGGGTTTGAGCTATCTCCTGAAGCGAGGGCCCAAGCAGATCTAAAGTTTACATATGTTGTCACATGCCAAATGTATGGAAGACAGAAAGAAGATCAAAAACCTGAAGCTGCTGACATTGCACTGCTAATGCAAAG AAATGAAGCCCTTCGCATTGCCTATATCGATGTCGTTGATACTCTTAAAGAGGGCAAATCTCATAAAGAATATTATTCAAAACTTGTGAAGGCCGACATCGATGGAAAGGATAAG GAAATTTACTCCATAAGATTGCCTGGGGACCCGAAACTTGGTCAAGGCAAAGCTGAGAATCTAAACCATGCCATTGTGTTTACTCGCGGAAATGCAGTCCAGACTATTGATATGAATCAA GATAATTACTTTGAAGAAGCCTTGAAGATGAGAAATCTTTTGGAAGAATTTGATCGAGACCATGGTATAAGACCACCTACCATTCTTGGAGTTCGGGAACATGTATTCACTGGAAG TGTTTCCTCCTTGGCCTCTTTCATGTCCAGTCAAGAAACTAGCTTTGTAACTCTTGGCCAACGAGTATTAGCCAAACCCTTGAA GATCCGCATGCATTATGGTCATTCAGATGTCTTTGACAGAGTTTTTCATATTACTCGTGGTGGTATCAGCAAGGCCTCTCGGGTCATCAATGCTAGTGAAGATATCTTTGCTG GTTTTAACTCAACTCTACGCCAAGGGAATATTACTCATCATGAATATATTCAG CTGGGCAAAGGGAGATATGTGGGGCTCAACCAAATAGCTCTGTTTGAAGGGAAGGTTGCTGGTGGTAATGGTGAACAGGTTCTTAGTAGAGATGTATACAGACTTGGCCAGCTTCTTGATTTCTTTAGAATGATGTCATTCTACTTCACAACAGTTGGCTTCTATGTCTGTACAATG TTGACGGTGCTTACTCTGTATATTTTCTTGTATGGGAAGGCATACCTG GCATTTTCTGGAGCTGGAGCTACTATTCGAGAAAGAGCTATTCTTGTGAACAATACTGCATTTAGCGCCGCCCTTAGTGCTCAGTTTCTGTTTCAGATTGGTGTCTTCACTGCTGTGCCAATGATTCTAGGCTTTATTTTGGAACAGGGTTTTCTCCAG GCCCTTGTCAGTTTCACAACTATGCAGTTTCAGCTGTGTACTGTCTTCTTCACATTTTCTCTTGGCACAAGAGCCCATTATTTTGGACGGACACTTCTCCATGGTGGTGCTAGTGTTTGTCAACAGTACCAAGCCACTGGAAGAGGGTTTGTAGTCAAGCATATCAAATTTTCTGAGAACTACCGTCTTTATTCCAGAAGTCATTTTGTTAAAGG GATGGAGGTTATTCTCTTACTGGTTGTCTACCTTGCTTATGGAAATGATGAGGCTGGTTCTGTTTCCTACATACTTCTGACGGTTAGCAGCTGTTTCTTGGCCTTCTCTTGGATCTTTGCTCCTTACCTGTTCAACCCTTCTGGATTTGAGAGGCAAAA AGTGGTGGAAGAGTTCAAAGAATGGACAAAATGGCTCTTTTACAGAGGTGGTGGGATTGGTGTGGAAGGAGCTGAAAGCTGGGAAGCATGGTGGGAAGAAGAACTG CGTCACATTGGGACCTTGAGTGGGAGGATGGTGGAGACCATATTAAGTCTACGATTCTTTATCTTCCAGTATGTTATTGTCTACAAACTGAACGTGCATGGATCAGATACATCATTTGCG GTGTATGGTTGGTCATGGGCTGCATTTGCGATGATTTCAGTTCTTTTCAAG GTCTTTGCCTTCATTCAGAAGATTGCTATCAGTTTCCGTCTTGTGCGTAGATTTATACAAGGCCTTGCCTTATTGGTGTCTCTAGCTGGTATAATCGTAGCGGTTGTGCTGACAGAGTTGTCTGTGACAGACATATTTGCTTGTGTATTGGCCTTTTTACCAACAGGATGGGGAATCCTTTCT ATTGCGTGTGCTTGGAAGCCAACCATTAAGCGGATTGGGATGTGGGAATCAGTACGTTCCCTGGCAAGACTGTATGATGCAGGAATGGGAATGCTTATATTTCTTCCTGTTGCGCTCTTCTCGTTGTTCCCGTTTGTCTCTCTACCTTCAAACACGTGTGATGTTTAA
- the LOC106301599 gene encoding ninja-family protein AFP3-like, producing the protein MVVESSSMATKIGKEEVAEVELELCLSLGGPFKKTEKAQPLEFRTDSKPNAVRCVEDIDVDLDDGTAKHEINATRRKEREAKEQRRSGGEGECKRIRTECKEVSSSSDVSDPSSCSRQEGGSCEFGINSGQTKLVESPINNFPTGIAKNVRSTDSQNDVVVVETQERSNSLAKETGKPPKPRPNGNGSMLPFAQMPCVTSTGNGPQGKTVNGFLHRYTKSEISIICVCHGTSFSPAEFIIHAGGTNVSHPLRHITVVPSKF; encoded by the exons ATGGTTGTTGAATCTTCATCAATGGCAACAAAGATTGGAAAAGAAGAGGTTGCTGAGGTCGAGCTTGAGCTATGTCTTTCTCTGGGAGGTCCTTTCAAGAAAACAGAGAAAGCACAACCGTTAGAGTTTCGTACGGACAGCAAACCTAACGCCGTCAGATGTGTGGAGGATATTGACGTTGATCTTGACGACGGAACGGCAAAGCACGAGATCAATGCGACGAGGAGAAAGGAACGGGAAGCGAAGGAGCAGCGGAGAAGCGGAGGAGAAGGAGAGTGCAAGAGGATCAGAACAGAATGTAAAGAAGTTTCAAGCTCGTCCGACGTATCTGATCCAAGCAGCTGCTCTCGCCAAGAAG GTGGAAGTTGCGAGTTTGGGATAAACTCTGGCCAAACCAAACTTGTTGAATCTCCGATTAACAACTTTCCGACTGGTATAGCTAAAAACGTAAGGAGCACGGACAGTCAGAATGATGTGGTGGTAGTGGAGACACAAGAAAGGTCCAACTCACTAGCCAAAGAGACTGGGAAGCCTCCAAAGCCGCGTCCCAACGGTAATGGCAGTATGCTTCCGTTTGCTCAGATGCCGTGCGTGACCAGCACCGGTAACGGACCACAGGGCAAAACCGTTAATGGGTTTCTGCATCGGTACACAAAATCAGAGATCAGTATAATATGCGTCTGCCACGGAACGTCATTCTCGCCGGCTGAGTTCATCATTCACGCCGGTGGAACCAATGTGTCGCATCCGTTAAGGCATATAACTGTTGTTCCGTCAAAGTTTTAA
- the LOC106340719 gene encoding E3 ubiquitin-protein ligase RNF8-like produces the protein MLVREVDDGHDGWKKAFSDRDVASLDEQLHLREGYTNSVVVGVVTRSLRRQQQANIVGQIPTEHEQDQNDDDVVESTASAFDRAKRHKSRGSQRGPLVVDLDSGASKKGTQHQSEQANVELNDSRKSNKAVVAAPVEEPKFNCPICMCPFNEEMSTKCGHIFCKSCIKEAISVQAKCPTCRKDVTAEDLIRVFLPTTE, from the exons ATGTTGGTAAGAGAAGTAGATGACGGACATGATGGATGGAAGAAGGCATTCTCGGATAGGGACGTTGCTTCTCTTGATGAACAGCTTCAT TTGAGAGAAGGGTACACTAACTCAGTAGTAGTGGGTGTAGTTACTAGAAGTTTAAGGAGGCAACAGCAGGCGAACATAGTTGGTCAGATACCAACCGAACACGAGCAAGATCAAAATGATGATGATGTTGTTGAATCAACTGCTTCTGCTTTTGACCGA GCTAAAAGACACAAATCTAGAGGCTCACAGCGAGGACCCTTAGTAGTTGATTTAGATTCAGG AGCAAGCAAAAAAGGCACACAGCATCAATCAGAACAAGCTAATGTTGAGCTTAATGATTCG AGGAAGTCTAATAAGGCTGTGGTGGCGGCTCCAGTAGAGGAACCAAAGTTTAACTGCCCAATTTGTATGTGTCCATTTAACGAGGAGATGTCAACAAAGTGTGGTCATATTTTCTGCAAAAGTTGCATAAAGGAAGCCATCTCTGTTCAAGCTAAATGCCCTACGTGTAGGAAGGATGTGACTGCTGAAGACCTCATCCGAGTCTTCCTTCCAACCACCGAATGA
- the LOC106297137 gene encoding uncharacterized protein LOC106297137 isoform X3, with the protein MKHVVKILSLLVAVSAFWIVLLQAAIVPQSHTWLLPIYFVVSLGCYGLLMVGIGIMQFPTCPQEAVLLNHDIAEAKDFFLSTNGIDIGTY; encoded by the exons ATGAAGCACGTGGTGAAGATCTTGAGCCTGCTAGTGGCAGTCTCTGCGTTTTGGATTGTTCTTTTGCAGGCTGCAATTGTTCCACAAAGTCATACGTGGTTG CTACCGATTTACTTTGTAGTTTCACTTGGATGCTATGGTCTATTAATGGTTGGAATCGGGATAATGCAGTTCCCTACCTGTCCTCAAGAAGCAGTTCTCTTGAACCAT GATATTGCAGAGGCAAAAGACTTTTTTTTAAGCACAAATGGAATAGATATTGGAACGTATTGA
- the LOC106297137 gene encoding uncharacterized protein LOC106297137 isoform X2 gives MAMKHVVKILSLLVAVSAFWIVLLQAAIVPQSHTWLLPIYFVVSLGCYGLLMVGIGIMQFPTCPQEAVLLNHDIAEAKDFFLSTNGIDIGTY, from the exons ATG GCAATGAAGCACGTGGTGAAGATCTTGAGCCTGCTAGTGGCAGTCTCTGCGTTTTGGATTGTTCTTTTGCAGGCTGCAATTGTTCCACAAAGTCATACGTGGTTG CTACCGATTTACTTTGTAGTTTCACTTGGATGCTATGGTCTATTAATGGTTGGAATCGGGATAATGCAGTTCCCTACCTGTCCTCAAGAAGCAGTTCTCTTGAACCAT GATATTGCAGAGGCAAAAGACTTTTTTTTAAGCACAAATGGAATAGATATTGGAACGTATTGA
- the LOC106340729 gene encoding uncharacterized protein LOC106340729 has translation MCPFAKKVWSKIPLKEAVHIAATENLKSVMVRFRSVVCLPPSGVPNAILPWVCWSIWKDRNSFIFEGECAQPEDIATRGIALAREWNEAQFSDIKVQSTLTTMQNNKSRGLPQPNHRVSICMTDASWDAARSRAGLAWILKGPLG, from the coding sequence ATGTGCCCCTTTGCGAAGAAAGTATGGAGTAAAATTCCCCTTAAAGAAGCAGTTCACATAGCTGCCACCGAGAACCTCAAATCAGTTATGGTCCGATTCCGCTCAGTGGTGTGTCTACCACCATCTGGAGTACCAAACGCCATACTCCCATGGGTGTGTTGGTCAATATGGAAAGATCGAAACTCTTTCATCTTCGAAGGGGAATGCGCACAACCTGAAGACATCGCAACCAGGGGTATTGCTTTAGCAAGAGAATGGAACGAAGCACAATTTTCAGATATTAAAGTGCAGAGTACCCTTACAACGATGCAGAACAACAAATCAAGAGGCCTTCCACAACCTAATCATCGGGTCTCGATCTGTATGACAGACGCCTCATGGGATGCGGCTCGGTCTAGGGCAGGATTAGCGTGGATCCTGAAGGGACCTTTGGGCTAG
- the LOC106297917 gene encoding uncharacterized protein LOC106297917 has product MSALKKRSNSLAGLSLDAVLGGEIVIPPPSSSPPSPPPLPQKSLAPHQTTTTTTQTLFDIIRDEYIKEGQKDRTTWQIFREKLRLKRTGSAWTSSLHIPASDILIPNPKHPRPNAIIPMSDPPGRGAFTRGPSMRVGSGKSHDDYSADVSLPGDGPPNRSFKPQFSRHDSVRDHGDEDKILRHPVVKFVDERQMSAREAVAAQEAAEAEAAAAASDEEEEEEDDSEGDGLAEEKADAPPKQTMSLMDLLEETDRQMGLTGASYAMDDEEEEYEEDEEEEEEEDGGGGGGEGEVNCCVCQVNIKGATFTPCGHTFCKLCSKELSAQKGHCPVCSSFVLEFLQIF; this is encoded by the coding sequence ATGTCGGCGTTAAAGAAACGTAGCAACTCGTTAGCCGGACTATCTCTAGACGCTGTTCTTGGCGGCGAGATCGTTATACCACCACCATCATCATCTCCACCGTCGCCACCGCCTTTGCCGCAAAAATCTCTTGCACCTCACCAAACAACAACAACAACGACCCAAACGCTTTTCGACATCATACGCGACGAATACATCAAGGAAGGCCAAAAAGATCGGACCACGTGGCAGATTTTCCGCGAGAAGCTCCGTCTCAAACGAACCGGTTCCGCTTGGACCTCGTCTCTCCATATCCCTGCCTCGGATATCCTTATCCCCAATCCCAAACACCCCCGGCCAAACGCTATTATTCCCATGTCGGATCCACCCGGACGCGGAGCGTTCACGCGCGGACCCTCGATGCGGGTCGGGTCGGGTAAAAGCCACGACGATTATTCCGCTGACGTCAGCCTCCCTGGAGACGGGCCGCCGAACAGGAGCTTCAAGCCGCAGTTTTCACGGCACGATTCCGTCAGAGACCACGGAGACGAAGACAAGATCCTCCGCCACCCGGTCGTCAAGTTCGTCGACGAGAGGCAGATGTCGGCGAGAGAAGCCGTCGCGGCGCAGGAAGCGGCGGAGGCGGAAGCCGCGGCGGCGGCAAGCGACGAGGAGGAGGAGGAAGAAGACGACAGCGAGGGAGATGGTTTAGCGGAGGAGAAAGCGGATGCGCCGCCGAAGCAGACGATGTCGCTGATGGATCTTCTGGAAGAGACGGATAGGCAGATGGGACTAACGGGAGCGAGCTACGCCATGGACGACGAAGAAGAGGAGTACGAAGAGGACGAGGAAGAGGAGGAGGAAGAAGATGGCGGCGGCGGTGGAGGAGAGGGAGAGGTGAACTGCTGCGTTTGTCAGGTGAACATCAAAGGCGCGACGTTTACGCCGTGCGGTCACACGTTTTGTAAGCTCTGTTCTAAAGAGCTTAGTGCTCAGAAAGGTCATTGTCCTGTTTGCAGCAGCTTCGTCCTCGAGTTCCTCCAGATCTTCTAG
- the LOC106297137 gene encoding uncharacterized protein LOC106297137 isoform X1 translates to MIVVSKAMKHVVKILSLLVAVSAFWIVLLQAAIVPQSHTWLLPIYFVVSLGCYGLLMVGIGIMQFPTCPQEAVLLNHDIAEAKDFFLSTNGIDIGTY, encoded by the exons ATGATCGTTGTTTCAAAGGCAATGAAGCACGTGGTGAAGATCTTGAGCCTGCTAGTGGCAGTCTCTGCGTTTTGGATTGTTCTTTTGCAGGCTGCAATTGTTCCACAAAGTCATACGTGGTTG CTACCGATTTACTTTGTAGTTTCACTTGGATGCTATGGTCTATTAATGGTTGGAATCGGGATAATGCAGTTCCCTACCTGTCCTCAAGAAGCAGTTCTCTTGAACCAT GATATTGCAGAGGCAAAAGACTTTTTTTTAAGCACAAATGGAATAGATATTGGAACGTATTGA